A portion of the Mustela erminea isolate mMusErm1 chromosome 19, mMusErm1.Pri, whole genome shotgun sequence genome contains these proteins:
- the LOC116579506 gene encoding NADH dehydrogenase [ubiquinone] 1 alpha subcomplex subunit 1-like, giving the protein MWFEILPRIDLTATCLVTPGTAAAHTRRSSTGGKEKPVAYYPCQWSLLQRDRLISGVNCYYVSKGLENIS; this is encoded by the coding sequence ATGTGGTTCGAGATCCTGCCCAGGATCGACCTCACGGCCACGTGCTTGGTCACCCCCGGCACAGCCGCGGCGCACACCCGCAGGTCCAGTACCGGGGGCAAGGAGAAACCAGTTGCTTATTACCCATGTCAGTGGAGTTTGCTGCAAAGAGACAGGCTCATCTCTGGAGTTAATTGTTACTACGTGTCAAAGGGTTTGGAGAATATCAGTTAA